Proteins from one Microbacterium faecale genomic window:
- a CDS encoding HNH endonuclease signature motif containing protein codes for MFTLVHPSHVERTRVATAAAMLREVADRVAMVTDEDLVALARGAEALGRHVDALRTRIAGEVDVRSGQELVGPTDDDRLSSRYGCGNAVELLERTTRASVKTLRQRVRLDRHTRTHTTLTGHIQPARFPEVSDAFRAGKLSMDAACYLTDEFTRLRHRGHTSPEETTIAEQEIIRAVTTGIDGAPADDAAEVPADGVLPETFDEFRVIVDTWSTFLARDGIEPDAEYAERFRGLNLGRTRDGLVPVAGNLVPEAAAGLQLLFDAHNGSTTRFRTSPEDAPASAAWTDDEQVHDPRTAPQKRHDVLVSIIQAAAAATDTPSLGGAAPTLQISTAVGDLDGGTAIIDRTQAPVPSSLAHRIACTGAVQKVVFDRNGRIVRLGAPDRLFNAHQRRAIGIRDGGCIIPGCSIPAAWCEVHHVTEYAQSGPTHTDNGVLLCWAHHHRLERSGWQIQMRGGTPYVKAPGWIDPRGIFRAVRNQRTERERVRQRSRHETPPLQLPIPTG; via the coding sequence ATGTTCACCCTCGTCCACCCGTCGCACGTGGAGCGGACGCGCGTCGCCACCGCCGCGGCCATGCTGCGTGAGGTGGCCGACCGCGTCGCGATGGTGACGGACGAGGATCTGGTCGCACTCGCTCGGGGCGCCGAAGCGCTCGGCCGCCACGTCGACGCGTTACGAACGCGGATCGCCGGCGAGGTCGATGTTCGATCGGGTCAAGAGCTGGTGGGGCCCACCGATGACGATCGACTGTCTTCGAGATACGGCTGCGGCAACGCCGTCGAGCTGCTCGAGAGGACGACGCGGGCGTCCGTGAAGACGCTGCGGCAACGCGTGCGCCTCGACCGTCACACCCGAACGCACACCACACTGACCGGGCACATTCAGCCCGCCCGCTTCCCTGAAGTGTCAGACGCCTTCCGCGCGGGAAAGCTCAGCATGGACGCGGCCTGTTACCTGACCGATGAGTTCACCCGCCTCCGGCATCGTGGCCACACCTCCCCCGAGGAGACGACGATCGCCGAACAGGAGATCATCCGCGCCGTCACAACCGGCATCGACGGAGCGCCCGCGGACGACGCGGCCGAAGTTCCCGCCGATGGCGTGCTGCCGGAAACGTTCGACGAGTTCCGCGTCATCGTCGACACCTGGTCCACCTTTCTCGCGCGCGACGGCATCGAACCAGACGCGGAGTACGCCGAGCGCTTCCGCGGCCTCAACCTCGGTCGGACGCGTGACGGATTGGTCCCTGTCGCCGGCAATCTCGTCCCCGAGGCCGCCGCCGGCCTTCAGCTGCTCTTCGACGCCCACAACGGGTCCACCACTCGCTTTCGCACGTCACCTGAGGACGCCCCCGCCAGCGCCGCGTGGACCGACGACGAACAGGTCCACGACCCGCGCACGGCGCCGCAAAAGCGTCACGATGTGCTCGTCTCGATCATCCAGGCGGCGGCGGCCGCGACGGACACTCCGTCGCTCGGTGGCGCCGCCCCGACTCTGCAGATCAGCACGGCGGTCGGGGACCTCGACGGCGGCACCGCCATCATCGACCGCACGCAGGCGCCGGTTCCCTCCTCGCTCGCGCATCGCATCGCGTGCACGGGAGCCGTGCAGAAAGTCGTCTTCGATCGAAACGGACGCATCGTCCGTCTCGGTGCGCCTGACCGCCTCTTCAACGCCCATCAGCGACGCGCCATCGGCATACGAGACGGCGGGTGCATCATTCCGGGCTGCTCTATCCCCGCCGCCTGGTGCGAGGTCCACCACGTCACCGAATATGCGCAGAGCGGCCCCACCCACACCGACAATGGCGTGCTGTTGTGCTGGGCCCACCATCACAGGCTCGAAAGGTCCGGGTGGCAGATTCAGATGCGCGGCGGCACGCCGTACGTGAAGGCGCCAGGCTGGATCGACCCACGCGGGATCTTCCGCGCCGTGCGAAACCAGCGCACCGAGCGAGAACGGGTCCGACAACGCTCCCGCCACGAGACTCCCCCACTGCAACTGCCGATTCCCACCGGTTAG
- a CDS encoding SRPBCC family protein: MTRTFIERTVIDAPLEAVWTNSLSIDVHLASMRRSSERAVAGVVSGLNGLDETVTWRARHFGLWFEMTSRITELDPYRRFVDEQTTGPFQSFRHEHEFTWRQGHTEMVDIVHLASPILPRSTEAMILLPYMRRLIRQRNAHLVRSSEPSAPSVPQKRPSSSNS; encoded by the coding sequence ATGACACGGACCTTCATCGAACGCACCGTCATCGATGCACCCCTCGAAGCCGTGTGGACGAACTCGCTGAGCATCGATGTGCACCTCGCGTCGATGCGGCGCTCGTCGGAACGCGCCGTCGCTGGCGTCGTCTCCGGGCTGAACGGGCTTGATGAGACGGTGACGTGGCGGGCACGCCACTTCGGCCTCTGGTTCGAGATGACCAGCCGCATTACCGAGCTCGATCCCTACCGGCGTTTCGTCGACGAACAGACGACCGGTCCGTTCCAGAGCTTCCGCCATGAACACGAGTTCACGTGGCGCCAGGGCCACACCGAGATGGTGGACATCGTCCACCTCGCGTCGCCCATCCTGCCCCGGTCGACCGAGGCGATGATCCTGCTGCCGTACATGCGGCGTCTGATCCGTCAGCGCAACGCACATCTCGTGCGCTCGAGCGAGCCGTCAGCACCTTCAGTGCCTCAGAAGAGACCGTCTTCCAGCAACTCGTAG
- a CDS encoding RluA family pseudouridine synthase — protein MPESRRLPVPDGLDGARVDAALAKMLGFSRTFAAEVAAAGGVRIDGAAAGKSDRVMAGSVIDVEWAPKAEPTVVAAEVPGFGIVYEDAHFVVVDKPVGVAAHPSPGWDGPTVPGALLASGIELSTSGAAERQGIVHRLDVGTSGLMVVAKSEHAYTVLKRAFKERTVDKIYHAVAQGHPDPFSGTIDAPIGRHPSHSWKFAVTSDGKDSVTHYETIEAFPRATLIEVHLETGRTHQIRVHMAAHRHPLVGDPLYGADPTLAERLGLTRQWLHAHRLAFDHPATGERVEFTSPYPDDLQHAYELLEDGLF, from the coding sequence GTGCCTGAGTCGCGCCGCCTGCCGGTTCCCGATGGCCTCGACGGAGCCCGTGTCGACGCCGCACTCGCCAAGATGCTCGGCTTCTCGCGCACGTTCGCGGCCGAGGTCGCGGCAGCCGGTGGCGTGCGCATCGACGGCGCCGCCGCAGGGAAGTCTGACCGCGTGATGGCCGGATCCGTGATCGACGTCGAATGGGCGCCGAAGGCCGAACCGACGGTGGTCGCCGCCGAGGTGCCCGGCTTCGGGATCGTCTACGAGGACGCGCACTTCGTCGTCGTCGACAAGCCTGTGGGCGTCGCGGCGCATCCGTCGCCGGGCTGGGACGGCCCGACCGTGCCCGGCGCACTGCTCGCGAGCGGAATCGAGCTGTCCACGAGTGGCGCGGCGGAGCGCCAGGGCATCGTCCACCGGTTGGACGTCGGCACGAGCGGCCTCATGGTCGTGGCGAAGAGCGAGCACGCCTACACGGTGCTCAAGCGGGCGTTCAAAGAGCGCACCGTCGACAAGATCTACCATGCGGTTGCGCAGGGGCACCCGGATCCGTTCTCGGGCACGATCGACGCGCCCATCGGCCGCCATCCGAGCCACTCCTGGAAGTTCGCCGTCACGTCCGACGGCAAGGACTCCGTGACGCACTACGAGACGATCGAGGCGTTTCCCCGCGCGACGCTCATCGAGGTGCACCTCGAGACGGGCCGCACCCACCAGATCCGCGTGCACATGGCCGCCCACCGGCACCCGCTCGTCGGGGACCCGCTGTACGGGGCCGACCCGACGCTCGCCGAGCGTCTCGGCCTCACGCGCCAGTGGCTGCACGCGCACCGGCTCGCGTTCGATCACCCGGCCACGGGGGAGCGCGTCGAGTTCACGTCGCCGTATCCGGACGACCTGCAGCACGCCTACGAGTTGCTGGAAGACGGTCTCTTCTGA
- the lspA gene encoding signal peptidase II → MKGRPPLRGLAAGIVIAILAITVLAADQLSKQYALAHLTEGEPVPVIGDALQWLLVFNPGAAFSMGEGVTWVFTIALALVAAAIVFLAITRVRSRLWTVVLGLLLGGVLGNLTDRLLRDPGFAEGHVVDFILTPWMWFWTTPAIYNVADIFIVGGMISVALLVVTGLNFDGTRGERPAEDAAAGAGADAGADADAGSGADADDRNDGRLEESDDESETRGDDDPSGAAADGTSSPEGTEAALDATKSLSDEAGERETRSGA, encoded by the coding sequence GTGAAGGGACGACCTCCGCTGCGAGGCCTGGCGGCCGGCATCGTCATCGCGATTCTCGCGATCACGGTGCTGGCCGCCGACCAGTTGAGCAAGCAATACGCGCTGGCTCATCTCACGGAGGGCGAGCCGGTGCCCGTCATCGGCGACGCTCTGCAGTGGCTGCTCGTGTTCAACCCGGGCGCTGCCTTCTCGATGGGAGAGGGCGTCACGTGGGTCTTCACGATCGCGCTCGCCCTCGTTGCGGCCGCCATCGTGTTCCTCGCGATCACACGCGTGCGCTCCCGCCTCTGGACGGTCGTACTGGGCCTGCTGCTGGGTGGAGTGCTCGGTAACCTCACCGACCGGCTGCTGCGCGACCCCGGTTTCGCCGAGGGACACGTCGTCGACTTCATCCTCACGCCGTGGATGTGGTTCTGGACGACGCCGGCGATCTACAACGTGGCCGACATCTTCATCGTCGGCGGAATGATATCGGTGGCCCTGCTCGTCGTCACCGGACTCAACTTCGACGGTACCCGCGGTGAGCGGCCCGCGGAGGATGCTGCTGCCGGCGCAGGCGCAGATGCCGGCGCCGACGCAGATGCCGGCTCAGGCGCAGACGCCGACGATCGCAATGACGGCCGTCTCGAGGAGTCTGACGACGAATCTGAGACGAGGGGCGATGACGACCCGTCAGGCGCTGCGGCCGACGGAACGTCGTCGCCGGAGGGAACGGAAGCGGCCCTCGACGCGACGAAGAGCCTGAGCGACGAGGCGGGGGAGCGGGAGACGCGTTCCGGTGCCTGA
- a CDS encoding DivIVA domain-containing protein: MALTPEDVVTKQFQHVRFKEGFDPDEVDDFLDEIVVEWRKTIEENEQLKARIAELEAGGADAPAAEQTAAAPAEATSVEQPEAAAAEELPAEPGVTSTASTAAGIIARAERLHDEHVSEGQATAKSLVDDAEAKASSIVAAAEAKQREISQKLDSERKSLEGRITELRQFERDYRQQLRGYFEQKLADLDAPESGSGKAPASTVGL; encoded by the coding sequence ATGGCATTGACGCCGGAAGACGTCGTTACGAAACAGTTCCAGCACGTCCGTTTCAAGGAGGGCTTTGACCCGGACGAGGTGGACGATTTCCTGGACGAGATCGTCGTCGAGTGGCGCAAGACGATCGAGGAGAACGAGCAGCTGAAGGCGCGCATCGCGGAGCTCGAGGCCGGCGGCGCTGATGCCCCCGCCGCTGAGCAGACCGCTGCAGCGCCCGCTGAGGCCACCTCGGTTGAGCAGCCCGAGGCAGCAGCTGCCGAGGAGCTGCCCGCTGAGCCCGGTGTCACGTCGACGGCGTCGACGGCGGCTGGCATCATCGCGCGTGCCGAGCGCCTCCACGATGAGCATGTCTCGGAGGGTCAGGCGACGGCGAAGAGCCTCGTCGACGACGCCGAGGCGAAGGCGTCGAGCATCGTCGCGGCCGCCGAGGCGAAGCAGCGCGAGATCTCGCAGAAGCTCGACAGCGAGCGGAAGAGCCTCGAGGGCCGGATCACGGAGCTGCGCCAGTTTGAGCGCGATTACCGCCAGCAGCTGCGTGGCTACTTCGAGCAGAAGCTCGCCGACCTCGACGCTCCGGAGTCGGGATCGGGCAAGGCTCCCGCCTCGACGGTCGGTCTCTGA